Proteins found in one Plasmodium malariae genome assembly, chromosome: 13 genomic segment:
- the CBF5 gene encoding H/ACA ribonucleoprotein complex subunit 4, putative: MEEAKVEYKIEPEKKEAVIDASNWPLLLKNYDKLNIRSSHFTPLPMGNSPYSRNLEEYLKYGIINLDKPSNPSSHEVVSWIRKILKCEKTGHSGTLDPKVTGVLLVCLNRATRLVKSQQESGKEYVCVCKFHSKPNSVEEVKLVLNNFQGAIFQRPPLICAVKRQLRVRTIYDSKLLDYDDINNICVFWVKCQAGTYIRTLCEHIGLLLGVGAHMQELRRVKSGNMTEYDNMCTLHDILDAQYIYDTTGDESYLRKIITPLEKLLINFPRIVIKDSAVNAICYGAKLTIPGVLRFDTNIDINSEIVLMTTKGEAVALAIAQMTSTVIATVDHGIVSLTKRVIMDRDTYDVKWGFGSRSMEKKKLILSGLLDKYGKPNEKTPLSWIKSEGYAPKIVGDTTIYTLNNDNSDKMEENKKSTTIIQQNALDNGNLNFNEREKQKRENKLLEANNNIEHSDTGVVKKKRKKK, translated from the coding sequence ATGGAAGAAGCAAAagtagaatataaaatagaaccggaaaaaaaagaagctgTTATAGATGCTTCGAATTGGCcattattactaaaaaattatgataaacTAAATATTCGTTCATCTCATTTTACGCCTCTTCCAATGGGTAATTCACCATACTCAAGAAATTTagaagaatatttaaaatatgggATAATTAATTTAGATAAGCCAAGTAACCCGTCTTCACATGAAGTCGTTTCATggataagaaaaattttaaaatgtgaaaaaacAGGACATAGTGGAACACTAGATCCAAAAGTAACAGGGGTACTACTAGTTTGTTTAAATAGGGCAACTAGACTTGTAAAATCTCAACAAGAATCTGGAAAAGAATATGTTTGTGTATGCAAATTTCATTCGAAACCTAATAGTGTAGAAGAAGTAAAGTtagtattaaataattttcaaggAGCTATATTCCAAAGGCCACCATTAATATGTGCAGTTAAAAGACAGTTAAGAGTTAGAACAATCTATGATTCGAAATTACTAGATTAtgatgatataaataatatatgtgtattttgGGTAAAATGTCAAGCAGGAACGTATATAAGAACTTTATGTGAACATATAGGTTTGTTATTAGGAGTAGGAGCACATATGCAAGAATTAAGAAGAGTAAAATCTGGTAACATGACTGAGTATGACAATATGTGTACATTACATGATATTTTGGAtgcacaatatatatatgatacaaCAGGTGATGAAAGCTacttaagaaaaattataacaccTTTAGAAAAATTACTTATTAATTTCCCGCGTATAGTTATAAAAGATAGTGCAGTTAATGCAATTTGTTATGGTGCAAAGTTAACCATTCCAGGTGTTTTAAGATTTGATActaatatagatataaactCCGAAATTGTTCTAATGACAACAAAAGGTGAAGCAGTTGCACTAGCTATTGCACAAATGACTTCGACAGTCATTGCAACTGTTGATCATGGTATTGTTTCTTTAACAAAAAGAGTTATAATGGATAGGGATACATATGATGTTAAATGGGGATTTGGTTCTAGGtctatggaaaaaaaaaaattaattctttcAGGTCTGTTAGACAAGTATGGAAAACCAAATGAAAAAACTCCCTTAAGTTGGATAAAAAGTGAAGGTTATGCTCCTAAAATTGTTGGGGACACCACAATTTATACTCtgaataatgataatagtgataaaatggaagaaaataaaaaaagtaccACGATAATTCAACAAAATGCTTTGGATAATGGTAacttaaattttaatgaGAGAGAGAAACAAAAACGGGAGAATAAACTTCTAGAAGCAAATAATAACATTGAACACTCTGACACAGGTGTAGTGAAAaagaaacgaaaaaaaaagtag